The genomic region CGTTCGTCCGCACGGTCCTCCTCGGCGTCCAGGTGAGCCGGTTCATGGTGAGGACCAGGGGTACCCGCGTGCCATGACTAGCGCATGGATGGAGATGGCCGCGGGCCGCGGGGCCCTCGGCATCGGGCTGATCGTGGCGGGTGTGGTGGTCGTGGCCCTGTTGCTGGGGGCCTTCGTCCTCGGCGTTCGCGTCAAGCGCAGGGAGCTGCCCACACCGAAGCCTGACGAGCAGCCGCGACTGCCCGACGGCGGCCCGGTCCGCGAGACGAGTGAGCGCCGGGAGCCCGAGGAGGTGCCGAGAAGCCAGGACCGTCTGACGCCGCACGAGCTGAAGACGCACGGCAACCAGAGCGACCGCAGGAGCGCGACCCAGGAGCGTCCCCGCTGGAACGAGGGCAGCAGCGGCTCGTTCGGCAGCGGCGGCCCGGGCGGCCGCTGATCACCGCTCCCCGCGGACTTGCGCTCCGTACCCCACGTCGTACGTGAACACGCCGCATACGTCGTACACAGGGAAGTGAGAACCATGGCCGATCCCGCCCGCAACACGCTGCCGCTGCCGGACTACGACCACCTGCCGATCGGCGGCCTGGAGAGCCGTGTGC from Streptomyces chartreusis NRRL 3882 harbors:
- a CDS encoding DUF6479 family protein; this translates as MTSAWMEMAAGRGALGIGLIVAGVVVVALLLGAFVLGVRVKRRELPTPKPDEQPRLPDGGPVRETSERREPEEVPRSQDRLTPHELKTHGNQSDRRSATQERPRWNEGSSGSFGSGGPGGR